The Henckelia pumila isolate YLH828 chromosome 2, ASM3356847v2, whole genome shotgun sequence genome includes a window with the following:
- the LOC140883108 gene encoding putative pentatricopeptide repeat-containing protein At5g52630: MAEPILDPPLPPLPSKEFSVASSFPRNPLNNLSFEHNYRTICNHLLDFTRGKFLLKGQAFHVHVIKSSLQIVPLVCHHLINFYARLQLPRSSELLFNDAFLKSSTTWSSIISCFVQNELPLDALVYFRGMLRDEMYPDDHIFPCVTKACAMVNDCKLGQSVHCLAVKLGYDLNVYVGSSLVDMYAKCARLRNARKVFDGMPEKNVVSWSGMIYGYAQMGEDDEALRLFKEALCGGVMDVNDFTFSSVIRVCGNSTLFELGKQMHGLCLKMNFDESCFVGSSLISMYSKSGVIEDAYRVFDEVSDRNLGMWNSMLIACAQHAHTRSVFELFKKMESVGTKPNFITFLCMLYACSHAGLLQEGKFYFSLMKDNGIEPGSQHYASMVDLLGRAGKLQEALELVNEMPMQPTESVWGALLTGCRIHRNIEVAAYVADRVFALGPVSPGLHILLSNAYAAAGRYQEAAKARKLLKDLGQKKETGLSWVEESNKIHMFAAGDRAHPQMEEIYKKLEELGEDMERAGYVADTSYVLREVGTAEKSQAIRYHSERLAIAFALMKFPPERTIRVMKNLRVCGDCHTAIKCMSKCTGMTIIVRDNNRFHRFSNGQCSCGDYW, encoded by the coding sequence ATGGCGGAACCAATTCTTGATCCTCCGCTGCCGCCATTGCCCAGCAAAGAATTCTCCGTCGCTTCTTCTTTCCCTCGAAACCCACTGAATAATCTAAGCTTCGAGCACAACTATCGAACCATATGCAATCACTTGCTCGATTTCACGCGGGGGAAGTTTCTTCTCAAAGGCCAAGCTTTCCATGTCCATGTTATCAAATCCAGCCTTCAAATTGTTCCGTTGGTTTGCCACCATCTTATCAATTTCTACGCCAGGCTTCAGCTCCCGCGTTCTTCGGAATTGTTGTTCAATGACGCTTTTTTGAAATCATCTACCACCTGGAGTTCTATCATATCATGTTTTGTGCAGAATGAACTCCCTTTGGATGCGCTTGTATATTTTCGGGGAATGCTTCGGGATGAGATGTATCCGGATGATCATATATTTCCGTGTGTGACGAAAGCGTGCGCGATGGTGAATGATTGTAAGTTGGGGCAATCGGTCCACTGTCTTGCTGTGAAATTAGGATATGATTTGAATGTCTACGTGGGGAGCTCTTTGGTGGATATGTATGCGAAATGTGCAAGATTGAGGAATGCAAGGAAGGTGTTCGACGGAATGCCCGAGAAAAATGTGGTGTCATGGAGTGGCATGATATATGGTTATGCACAAATGGGGGAGGATGACGAGGCTCTGAGGCTTTTTAAGGAAGCTTTATGTGGAGGGGTTATGGATGTGAATGATTTTACTTTCTCTAGTGTGATTCGGGTTTGTGGGAATTCGACATTGTTTGAATTGGGAAAGCAGATGCATGGGTTGTGCTTgaagatgaattttgatgagtcgTGCTTTGTCGGGAGTTCTTTGATCTCTATGTACTCGAAGAGTGGTGTGATTGAGGATGCTTATAGAGTTTTTGATGAGGTTTCCGATAGAAATTTAGGGATGTGGAATTCGATGTTGATAGCGTGTGCTCAGCACGCCCATACGAGGAGTGTGTTTGAGCTGTTTAAGAAAATGGAAAGTGTGGGAACAAAGCCAAATTTTATCACTTTCTTGTGTATGCTTTATGCTTGTAGCCATGCAGGTTTACTACAGGAAGGAAAATTTTACTTTAGCCTGATGAAGGATAACGGAATTGAGCCTGGAAGTCAGCATTATGCGTCAATGGTAGACTTACTCGGGCGAGCTGGAAAACTTCAAGAGGCTCTAGAATTAGTTAATGAAATGCCGATGCAACCAACAGAGTCTGTATGGGGAGCTTTATTGACTGGCTGTCGAATCCATAGAAATATTGAGGTGGCTGCTTATGTGGCTGATAGAGTGTTTGCGCTAGGACCCGTGAGCCCAGGCTTACACATTCTATTGTCCAATGCTTATGCAGCTGCCGGTAGATATCAAGAAGCTGCAAAAGCAAGAAAGTTGCTGAAGGATTTGGGGCAGAAAAAAGAAACAGGGCTGAGCTGGGTAGAGGAAAGCAACAAGATTCACATGTTTGCTGCAGGGGATAGGGCTCATCCACAAATGGAGGAGATTTATAAAAAGCTGGAGGAGTTGGGAGAGGACATGGAGCGCGCTGGTTATGTTGCAGACACTAGTTATGTGTTGCGAGAAGTTGGTACTGCAGAGAAAAGCCAAGCTATTAGGTATCATAGCGAGAGATTGGCCATTGCATTTGCTCTCATGAAATTTCCACCCGAACGAACTATTAGAGTCATGAAAAACTTGCGTGTGTGCGGTGATTGTCATACGGCAATAAAGTGTATGTCCAAGTGCACTGGAATGACTATTATTGTAAGAGATAACAATCGGTTCCATAGATTCTCAAATGGGCAATGTTCCTGTGGTGATTATTGGTGA